A region from the Bos indicus isolate NIAB-ARS_2022 breed Sahiwal x Tharparkar chromosome 14, NIAB-ARS_B.indTharparkar_mat_pri_1.0, whole genome shotgun sequence genome encodes:
- the PCMTD1 gene encoding protein-L-isoaspartate O-methyltransferase domain-containing protein 1 isoform X2, whose protein sequence is MKILLKVGGILVMPIEDQLTQIMRTGQNTWESKNILAVSFAPLVQPSKNDNGKPDSVGLPPCAVRNLQDLARIYIRRTLRNFINDEMQAKGIPQRAPPKRKRKRVKQRINTYVFVGNQLIPQPLDSEEDEKMEEDKEEEEKEPGEALKPEEPPQNLLREKIMKLPLPESLKAYLTYFREK, encoded by the exons ATGAAGATTCTGCTGAAAGTCGGGGGCATTCTGGTCATGCCCATAGAGGACCAG TTAACACAAATTATGCGAACTGGACAGAACACTTGGGAAAGTAAAAACATCCTTGCTGTGTCATTTGCTCCACTTGTGCAGCCAAGTAAGAATGACAACGGCAAGCCAGACTCTGTGGGCCTCC CCCCCTGTGCTGTCAGGAACCTGCAGGACTTGGCTCGCATTTACATCCGACGCACACTTAGGAATTTCATAAACGATGAGATGCAGGCCAAGGGGATTCCTCAGAGGGCTCCGcccaaaaggaagaggaagcGGGTCAAGCAGAGGATTAACACTTACGTCTTTGTGGGCAACCAACTCATCCCCCAGCCTCTCGACAGTGAGGAGGAcgagaagatggaggaagacaaagaggaggaggagaaggagccggGTGAAGCCTTGAAGCCGGAGGAGCCACCCCAAAACCTGCTGCGGGAGAAGATCATGAAGCTGCCCCTGCCAGAGTCTCTAAAAGCCTACTTGACATACTTCAGGGAGAAGTAG